The following proteins are encoded in a genomic region of Hippoglossus hippoglossus isolate fHipHip1 chromosome 3, fHipHip1.pri, whole genome shotgun sequence:
- the lrp3 gene encoding low-density lipoprotein receptor-related protein 3 isoform X1, whose protein sequence is MGVRQLLLGLMWFRSALPCAAGCSEQAEVHTERRGVIYSPSWPLNYPAGVNCSWHIQGGQGEVITISFRNFDVAESGNCSGDWLMVTPMWHGESRLCGSMLPPPVISTRGRVWLYFHSQANGSGQAQGFRLSYIRGHLGQSSCQPDEFLCGNGKCLPHSWKCNGQDECGDATDERSCSPPPTEAQPGLCPFGSLPCTEVQSTRCLPAALRCNGARDCPDGTDELGCPDTTCGKRLGNFYGSFASPDFFRPNRSAVTELRCSWLLDTQDPKPIVLQLDLQLGPRDSLHVYDGLLQQAEHLLQVLSYHNNRRLALLESSRGQMSVLYMAQPHSPGHGFNATYQVKGYCFPGEHPCGSDQGCYSERQRCDGYWHCPSGRDEEACPTCPDGEFPCEGGTGVCYPASERCNNQKRCPDGSDEKNCYDCQPGNFHCGTNLCIFETWRCDGQEDCLDGSDERDCLAAVPRKVITAALIGSLVCSLLLVIALGCALKLHSLRNREYRAFETQMTRMEAEFVQREAPPSYGQLIAQGLIPPVEDFPVYNPTQASILQNLRLAMRRQIRRHSGRRSTSSSSSSSSSRRRFGHMWSRLFHSGGRSRGQALLLDPPGPTQIILGLHSYRTVVEQGPQARDQLGDEVDVVGMSGSTYSATMDLQPFSPESPASPLSSQSADSPEDEEPSPVCGEGDMTPHCEPQSDSSAASRHHPSPQEASVPLCRPRASRKLVLELAVNLKGVSLRRYSPLGPLSPISPPVFPSSSQTPTSQSHPLGPGVTSPTGPLSSYVKAEDSDSHFTVEVSIGDRRSRDERREGKSSVCRFSRTLSDEEGDSGRKTTPS, encoded by the exons CAGGCTGCAGTGAGCAGGCGGAGGTCCACACGGAGCGGAGGGGTGTGATCTACAGCCCCTCGTGGCCTTTAAACTACCCCGCTGGAGTCAACTGCAGCTGGCATATCCAGGGAGGTCAGGGAGAGGTCATTACCATCAG TTTCCGTAACTTTGACGTGGCGGAGTCTGGAAATTGCTCTGGAGACTGGCTCATGGTGACTCCCATGTGGCATGGGGAATCCAGGCTGTGCGGCTCCATGCTACCTCCACCCGTcatttccaccagggggcgtgtGTGGCTCTACTTCCACTCTCAGGCCAACGGCTCTGGGCAAGCTCAGGGCTTCCGTCTCTCTTACATCCGAG GTCACCTGGGTCAGAGCAGCTGTCAGCCAGATGAATTCCTCTGTGGGAACGGGAAGTGTCTTCCTCACTCCTGGAAGTGCAACGGTCAGGATGAATGCGGCGATGCCACCGATGAACGCAGCTGCTCCCCTCCCCCCACTGAAGCCCAGCCTGGCCTCTGCCCCTTTGGCTCCCTACCGTGCACCGAGGTCCAGTCCACCCGGTGTCTGCCTGCCGCCCTGCGCTGCAACGGAGCCCGGGACTGCCCTGACGGAACTGATGAGCTTGGTTGCCCCGACACCACCTGTGGGAAACGTCTGGGGAACTTCTATGGCTCCTTTGCCTCCCCTGATTTTTTCCGGCCTAATCGCAGCGCCGTGACAGAGCTGAGATGCTCCTGGCTGCTGGACACCCAGGACCCCAAACCCATCGTGCTGCAGCTGGACCTGCAGCTCGGGCCCAGAGATTCACTGCACGTTTACGACGGCCTGCTGCAGCAGGCGGAGCATCTCTTACAGGTGTTGTCGTATCATAACAACAGGCGCCTGGCTCTGCTGGAGTCGAGCCGGGGTCAGATGAGTGTACTGTACATGGCCCAGCCTCACAGCCCTGGACACGGCTTCAACGCCACATACCAG GTCAAAGGTTACTGTTTTCCTGGCGAGCATCCCTGCGGCAGCGATCAGGGCTGCTACTCTGAACGCCAGCGCTGCGATGGCTACTGGCACTGCCCGTCCGGCCGCGACGAGGAGGCCTGCCCAACGTGCCCAGATGGGGAGTTTCCCTGTGAGGGCGGCACTGGAGTGTGCTACCCGGCCTCGGAGCGCTGCAACAACCAGAAGAGGTGTCCCGATGGGTCGGATGAGAAGAACTGCTACGACTGCCAACCCGGAAACTTCCACTGTGGGACTAACCTGTGTATCTTTGAGACATGGCGGTGTGACGGCCAGGAGGACTGCTTAGACGGGAGCGACGAGAGGGACTGCCTGGCTGCAGTACCCAGGAAAGTCATCACTGCCGCTCTGATCGGTAGTCTGGTGTGTAGCCTGCTGCTGGTCATTGCCCTCGGCTGTGCCCTCAAACTCCACTCACTCAGGAACAGAGAGTACAG AGCTTTTGAGACTCAGATGACTCGCATGGAGGCAGAGTTTGTTCAGAGAGAGGCCCCTCCCTCTTATGGTCAGCTGATTGCCCAGGGTCTCATCCCTCCTGTGGAGGATTTCCCAGTATATAACCCCACCCAG gccTCCATCTTACAGAACCTGCGTTTGGCGATGCGCAGACAGATCAGACGTCATTCAGGACGgcgctccacttcctcctcctcctcctcctcctcctctcgaaGACGATTCGGGCATATGTGGAGTCGTCTGTTTCACAGTGGAGGGAGATCCCGAGGCCAAGCCCTACTGCTAGATCCCCCTGGACCCACACAGATCATACTGGGGCTCCACAGCTACAGAACTGTGGTGGAGCAGGGGCCTCAGGCCAGGGACCAGCTCGGAGATGAGGTTGATGTGGTGGGTATGTCAGGCTCCACCTACTCAGCCACCATGGACCTGCAGCCCTTCTCACCAGAGAGCCCTGCCTCACCTCTCTCCTCGCAGTCAGCGGACAGTCCAGAGGACGAGGAGCCATCACCTGTCTGCGGGGAAGGAGACATGACTCCACATTGTGAGCCTCAGAGTGACTCTTCAGCCGCCAGCAGACATCATCCCTCCCCACAGGAAGCCTCTGTGCCCCTCTGCCGTCCCAGGGCTTCTAGGAAACTTGTTCTGGAGCTCGCAGTTAACCTTAAAGGAGTTTCCTTGAGACGTTACTCCCCTCTAGGGCCTTTGTCCCCCATCTCCCCCCCTGTGTTTCCCAGCAGCTCCCAGACACCAACATCCCAATCCCACCCACTGGGTCCAGGTGTGACTTCACCCACTGGGCCATTGTCCTCTTATGTGAAAGCAGAGGACAGTGACAGCCACTTTACAGTGGAAGTATCTATCGGGGACAGACGAAgcagggatgagaggagggagggcaaGAGCAGTGTCTGCAGGTTCAGCAGGACCCTTAGTGATGAGGAAGGAGACTCAGGGAGGAAGACAACGCCATCTTGA
- the lrp3 gene encoding low-density lipoprotein receptor-related protein 3 isoform X2 — MGVRQLLLGLMWFRSALPCAGCSEQAEVHTERRGVIYSPSWPLNYPAGVNCSWHIQGGQGEVITISFRNFDVAESGNCSGDWLMVTPMWHGESRLCGSMLPPPVISTRGRVWLYFHSQANGSGQAQGFRLSYIRGHLGQSSCQPDEFLCGNGKCLPHSWKCNGQDECGDATDERSCSPPPTEAQPGLCPFGSLPCTEVQSTRCLPAALRCNGARDCPDGTDELGCPDTTCGKRLGNFYGSFASPDFFRPNRSAVTELRCSWLLDTQDPKPIVLQLDLQLGPRDSLHVYDGLLQQAEHLLQVLSYHNNRRLALLESSRGQMSVLYMAQPHSPGHGFNATYQVKGYCFPGEHPCGSDQGCYSERQRCDGYWHCPSGRDEEACPTCPDGEFPCEGGTGVCYPASERCNNQKRCPDGSDEKNCYDCQPGNFHCGTNLCIFETWRCDGQEDCLDGSDERDCLAAVPRKVITAALIGSLVCSLLLVIALGCALKLHSLRNREYRAFETQMTRMEAEFVQREAPPSYGQLIAQGLIPPVEDFPVYNPTQASILQNLRLAMRRQIRRHSGRRSTSSSSSSSSSRRRFGHMWSRLFHSGGRSRGQALLLDPPGPTQIILGLHSYRTVVEQGPQARDQLGDEVDVVGMSGSTYSATMDLQPFSPESPASPLSSQSADSPEDEEPSPVCGEGDMTPHCEPQSDSSAASRHHPSPQEASVPLCRPRASRKLVLELAVNLKGVSLRRYSPLGPLSPISPPVFPSSSQTPTSQSHPLGPGVTSPTGPLSSYVKAEDSDSHFTVEVSIGDRRSRDERREGKSSVCRFSRTLSDEEGDSGRKTTPS, encoded by the exons GCTGCAGTGAGCAGGCGGAGGTCCACACGGAGCGGAGGGGTGTGATCTACAGCCCCTCGTGGCCTTTAAACTACCCCGCTGGAGTCAACTGCAGCTGGCATATCCAGGGAGGTCAGGGAGAGGTCATTACCATCAG TTTCCGTAACTTTGACGTGGCGGAGTCTGGAAATTGCTCTGGAGACTGGCTCATGGTGACTCCCATGTGGCATGGGGAATCCAGGCTGTGCGGCTCCATGCTACCTCCACCCGTcatttccaccagggggcgtgtGTGGCTCTACTTCCACTCTCAGGCCAACGGCTCTGGGCAAGCTCAGGGCTTCCGTCTCTCTTACATCCGAG GTCACCTGGGTCAGAGCAGCTGTCAGCCAGATGAATTCCTCTGTGGGAACGGGAAGTGTCTTCCTCACTCCTGGAAGTGCAACGGTCAGGATGAATGCGGCGATGCCACCGATGAACGCAGCTGCTCCCCTCCCCCCACTGAAGCCCAGCCTGGCCTCTGCCCCTTTGGCTCCCTACCGTGCACCGAGGTCCAGTCCACCCGGTGTCTGCCTGCCGCCCTGCGCTGCAACGGAGCCCGGGACTGCCCTGACGGAACTGATGAGCTTGGTTGCCCCGACACCACCTGTGGGAAACGTCTGGGGAACTTCTATGGCTCCTTTGCCTCCCCTGATTTTTTCCGGCCTAATCGCAGCGCCGTGACAGAGCTGAGATGCTCCTGGCTGCTGGACACCCAGGACCCCAAACCCATCGTGCTGCAGCTGGACCTGCAGCTCGGGCCCAGAGATTCACTGCACGTTTACGACGGCCTGCTGCAGCAGGCGGAGCATCTCTTACAGGTGTTGTCGTATCATAACAACAGGCGCCTGGCTCTGCTGGAGTCGAGCCGGGGTCAGATGAGTGTACTGTACATGGCCCAGCCTCACAGCCCTGGACACGGCTTCAACGCCACATACCAG GTCAAAGGTTACTGTTTTCCTGGCGAGCATCCCTGCGGCAGCGATCAGGGCTGCTACTCTGAACGCCAGCGCTGCGATGGCTACTGGCACTGCCCGTCCGGCCGCGACGAGGAGGCCTGCCCAACGTGCCCAGATGGGGAGTTTCCCTGTGAGGGCGGCACTGGAGTGTGCTACCCGGCCTCGGAGCGCTGCAACAACCAGAAGAGGTGTCCCGATGGGTCGGATGAGAAGAACTGCTACGACTGCCAACCCGGAAACTTCCACTGTGGGACTAACCTGTGTATCTTTGAGACATGGCGGTGTGACGGCCAGGAGGACTGCTTAGACGGGAGCGACGAGAGGGACTGCCTGGCTGCAGTACCCAGGAAAGTCATCACTGCCGCTCTGATCGGTAGTCTGGTGTGTAGCCTGCTGCTGGTCATTGCCCTCGGCTGTGCCCTCAAACTCCACTCACTCAGGAACAGAGAGTACAG AGCTTTTGAGACTCAGATGACTCGCATGGAGGCAGAGTTTGTTCAGAGAGAGGCCCCTCCCTCTTATGGTCAGCTGATTGCCCAGGGTCTCATCCCTCCTGTGGAGGATTTCCCAGTATATAACCCCACCCAG gccTCCATCTTACAGAACCTGCGTTTGGCGATGCGCAGACAGATCAGACGTCATTCAGGACGgcgctccacttcctcctcctcctcctcctcctcctctcgaaGACGATTCGGGCATATGTGGAGTCGTCTGTTTCACAGTGGAGGGAGATCCCGAGGCCAAGCCCTACTGCTAGATCCCCCTGGACCCACACAGATCATACTGGGGCTCCACAGCTACAGAACTGTGGTGGAGCAGGGGCCTCAGGCCAGGGACCAGCTCGGAGATGAGGTTGATGTGGTGGGTATGTCAGGCTCCACCTACTCAGCCACCATGGACCTGCAGCCCTTCTCACCAGAGAGCCCTGCCTCACCTCTCTCCTCGCAGTCAGCGGACAGTCCAGAGGACGAGGAGCCATCACCTGTCTGCGGGGAAGGAGACATGACTCCACATTGTGAGCCTCAGAGTGACTCTTCAGCCGCCAGCAGACATCATCCCTCCCCACAGGAAGCCTCTGTGCCCCTCTGCCGTCCCAGGGCTTCTAGGAAACTTGTTCTGGAGCTCGCAGTTAACCTTAAAGGAGTTTCCTTGAGACGTTACTCCCCTCTAGGGCCTTTGTCCCCCATCTCCCCCCCTGTGTTTCCCAGCAGCTCCCAGACACCAACATCCCAATCCCACCCACTGGGTCCAGGTGTGACTTCACCCACTGGGCCATTGTCCTCTTATGTGAAAGCAGAGGACAGTGACAGCCACTTTACAGTGGAAGTATCTATCGGGGACAGACGAAgcagggatgagaggagggagggcaaGAGCAGTGTCTGCAGGTTCAGCAGGACCCTTAGTGATGAGGAAGGAGACTCAGGGAGGAAGACAACGCCATCTTGA